A part of Bacillus rossius redtenbacheri isolate Brsri chromosome 1, Brsri_v3, whole genome shotgun sequence genomic DNA contains:
- the LOC134527911 gene encoding dentin sialophosphoprotein-like — protein sequence MKLSVIFELLLIFILIAFAFSKSIEPGAQQRKVAKQSPPNRYCSCSTTSCSCCREFSLAAVPLRSPGCVDLSYLQGDSMMVTLKFGDRVVHNSTISGKKPKPVCMSLPGGLSKFCGRVYGISRQGDDFTACLGLELRALDEVEAALRVSCFRFGPQGMQLEPAAPLPASSDEDDEDDDDVFGLGGDDDDDDDDDDDDDDDDDDLGLGVEDDDDDEEEDDEEEEDASDNDVSPDYSAFSVFSGDLLGDIFGSETPSKKKAKPQQAAAAAPLANKLTVTAKPARRKPVRASPAKRNSTAATPVTAEKTTSTTAAAATTVTVTTAAPALTKPTRPAVKVSTTRKPPRREPTTSRRPTTRPSTTTPKSKFSKRTTTTSVPQRTSSATTGTPHKVVTHEKLQASSTTPPSSPATLEKLQQVPSTTSSAQDEQPVTSTAITITVVESGVSHVIHQSPEKQQQQQSPSAADEEARPGVSITLPTIVLNQVDSSEVEDDDDEEDDVDEEDDGESLMDALDGDEEEEEAEADNETSSDTEDISGKRRPADAVNDKEDDEEDDDVDDDDEEEDDDEEDNYGDEKKRQSPRLKTSRMHRRMRL from the exons ATGAAGCTGTCAGTGATATTCGAGCTGCTGCTCATCTTCATACTCATAGCTTTCGCCTTTTCGAAGTCAATAG AGCCCGGCGCGCAGCAGAGGAAGGTGGCAAAGCAGAGTCCGCCGAACCGCTACTGCTCGTGCTCCACGACCTCGTGCAGCTGCTGCCGGGAGTTCTCTCTGGCGGCGGTGCCGCTCCGGTCTCCAG GATGTGTGGACCTGAGTTACTTGCAAGGAGACTCCATGATGGTGACTTTAAAATTCGGAGATCGTGTTGTCCACAACTCAACTATTTCAG GCAAGAAGCCCAAGCCCGTGTGCATGTCGCTGCCCGGCGGCCTGTCCAAGTTCTGCGGCCGCGTGTACGGCATCTCGCGGCAGGGCGACGACTTCACGGCCTGCCTGGGCCTCGAGCTGCGGGCGCTGGACGAGGTGGAGGCGGCGCTCAGGGTGTCCTGCTTCCGGTTCGGCCCGCAG GGCATGCAACTGGAGCCCGCCGCGCCCCTCCCCGCCTCCAGCGACGAGGACGACGAGGATGATGATGACGTCTTCGGGCTGGgcggcgacgacgacgacgacgacgatgacgacgacgatgacgacgacgacgacgacgacctcGGTCTGGGCGTGGAggacgacgacgatgacgaagaAGAAGATGACGAAGAGGAGGAGGACGCGTCGGACAACGACGTGTCGCCGGACTACTCGGCCTTCAGCGTGTTCAGCGGCGACCTGCTGGGCGACATCTTCGGCTCGGAGACGCCCAGCAAGAAGAAGGCGAAGCcgcagcaggcggcggcggcggcgccccTCGCGAACAAGCTGACCGTCACGGCCAAGCCCGCCAGGAGGAAGCCCGTGAGGGCCAGCCCCGCGAAACGCAACTCGACCGCCGCGACCCCGGTCACCGCGGAGAAAACAACCTCcaccaccgccgccgccgccacgaCAGTCACAGTCACGACAGCCGCGCCGGCCCTCACGAAGCCCACGAGACCCGCCGTCAAGGTGAGCACGACGAGGAAACCCCCTAGGAGAGAACCGACGACGTCGCGGCGTCCTACCACCCGTCCTTCCACCACGACGCCCAAGAGCAAGTTCTCCAAGCGCACCACCACGACGAGCGTCCCGCAGAGGACGTCGTCGGCGACGACGGGAACACCCCACAAGGTGGTCACCCACGAGAAACTGCAGGCGAGCTCCACGACGCCTCCTAGCTCCCCGGCGACCCTCGAGAAACTCCAGCAGGTTCCTTCGACGACCAGCAGCGCGCAGGACGAGCAGCCCGTCACGTCGACCGCCATCACCATCACCGTGGTGGAGTCGGGCGTGAGCCACGTGATCCACCAGAGCCCGgagaagcagcagcagcagcagtcgcCGTCAGCCGCCGACGAGGAGGCCCGCCCAGGCGTCTCCATCACGCTGCCGACCATCGTCCTGAACCAGGTGGACTCCTCCGAGGTGGAGGACGACGACGACGAAGAAGACGACGTCGACGAAGAGGACGATGGGGAGAGCCTGATGGACGCCCTCGATGGCGACGAGGAGGAAGAAGAGGCTGAAGCGGACAACGAAACCAGCTCCGACACGGAGGATATCTCGGGCAAGCGCCGACCGGCGGACGCAGTAAACGACAAGGAGGACGACGAGGAAGACGACGACGTAGATGACGACGACGAGGAAGAAGACGATGACGAAGAAGACAATTACGGCGACGAAAAAAAACGCCAATCTCCTAGGCTGAAAACCAGCCGAATGCATAGGCGAATGAGGTTATAA